Genomic window (Kosakonia sp. BYX6):
TTGACAGTACCAAGACTGTTATTTGTGGTACGCGCTACGGGAATGTCATGGCATCACGTGGTTCGGTGATCCCGCTGTTCGTTGACCTTATCAAGCAAGGTAAATCCCTCACCATCACGGATCCGAACATGACCCGGTTCATGATGACGCTTGAAGATGCTGTCGATCTGGTTTTGTATGCGTTCGAGCACGGCAACAGCGGTGATATTTTCGTACAAAAAGCCCCTGCAGCAACAATCGAGACTTTGGCACTGGCGCTGAAAGATGTTCTGAATACGCCGGATCACCCGGTAGAAGTTATCGGTACCCGCCACGGTGAAAAACTCTATGAAGCGCTGTTAAGTCGTGAAGAAATGATCGCGGCCATTGATATGGGTGATTACTACCGCGTACCACCGGATCTGCGCGATTTGAACTACGGAAAATATGTTGAGCAGGGTGACAAACGTATTTCGGAAGTACAGGATTATAACTCCCATAACACGCAGCGGCTTGATGTGGAAGGAATGAAAAAGCTGTTATTAAAGCTTTCATTT
Coding sequences:
- the fnlA gene encoding UDP-N-acetylglucosamine 4,6-dehydratase/5-epimerase, translating into MFKDKVLLITGGTGSFGNAVLNRFLDTDIKEIRIFSRDEKKQDDMRKKYSNSKLKFYIGDVRDYSSILNASRGVDFIYHAAALKQVPSCEFHPMEAVKTNVLGTENVLEAAIANEVKRVVCLSTDKAVYPINAMGISKAMMEKVMVAKSRNVDSTKTVICGTRYGNVMASRGSVIPLFVDLIKQGKSLTITDPNMTRFMMTLEDAVDLVLYAFEHGNSGDIFVQKAPAATIETLALALKDVLNTPDHPVEVIGTRHGEKLYEALLSREEMIAAIDMGDYYRVPPDLRDLNYGKYVEQGDKRISEVQDYNSHNTQRLDVEGMKKLLLKLSFINALRAGEEYELDA